From the Musa acuminata AAA Group cultivar baxijiao chromosome BXJ3-1, Cavendish_Baxijiao_AAA, whole genome shotgun sequence genome, the window TCTTGTCTTTTATGTACTTGGCAATCTGGTTTTTTAGGCTAAAAGGTTGCTGATAAACCACTATATGGAAAGGgcactattgattttttttttgttgtttataattgcaaacttTTTCTTAGTTCGTGATCAGAGTCACGTTTTCTTAATTGCAAAATTTCTCTAGAAGAGTCAGTATACATCCGAGGGTATGATCTTTATTTTCTGACCCATTAGTAGCTCTTGCTATATAAGAAATGAGGGAAGCAGGCAAGTGCTTCGTGCAAATTCATTCCACCCTTTCATTTAATGCTTATACTCATGTTCGTTGTATTAAGATTTCTTTATTTGTGATCAGAGTCACATTGCAATGGTGTTTGATAGAGATTGATAATGTCATGCACTTcacttttccttgaaaatttttcATTTAACAGCTGAAACAATACAGTTTTTTTGTTTTTAGGTGTCCCTTGTGCATAATACATTAATCACAGTAATCTCTTCGATTATGTTGTCTCATTTTTTCGATGTGATATGCAGGAAGAGTTACACCAGAAAGTGTCATATATAGCTTTGGAACATTGCTTCTTGATGTTCTAAGCGGAAAGCACATTCCTCCTAGCCATGTGAGTTGTATTCTCTTTACGAGTTTCCTATTTTTGACACATGAAATTTTGTTTGACTGGCTGAATTAGCTTACTAGCTGAATTGCCTTGCTATCCCCTTGCCTTTATCTTAGTTCCTATGATCATTTATCTATTGAAGGGTGATAGAATGGATGCCAATGTAATTTTTGGGCATGAAAAGAGTGATGATGAGGCCTTAATgtgtaatatataaaaaatagaaaattatGGTTAAGGTTATACACGAGGGGTTAGAGGTAAAAAGTTTGGAAAGATATTAAGAACATGAGTTTAGGACCTTTCAAAAATAGGTTAGGGTGTTATCATTTAACATATTTCTAGCTACCCCTAAATGTTAATAGAACACAACTACAAAGAATTCTCAGTGTATTAAGGAAAGGTAGATAACAGTTCTTGTATCCAAGTGGCACTAACAAAATTTTGTCAGAGTTCAAATGCAATTCTTGTTGCCTTTTGTCCTACAACCAAAGTGTGAAGTTAAGACTTTAGTGTCTTTGCTTCATCTGACTAGATTTAGTCATTAGGTTAATCTGAGAATTTCTTGTTAAAGTGCAAGCAAGAAGCTTATCAGCCCTGTCACAACCTGGTCCCCATTGGCCCAAAATTAAAACCTAAGTCTATGGTAGTAAAGCAATTTCCTCTCGACATAATCTTTCTGTGCTTTTTAAGTAAATATAGAGTTAGAAAACATGATAAAAGTACATAACAAGACAAATGTGATGTTTAtttggaaaggaaagaaaaggaaattTGATCTTGCAGTCTTTGGAGCAGGCATAAGCTGTTGATTGGTCTACACAAAGATGTTTCTCCCTTTAAAAAATTTACTGCTTCAATTCAAGTATTATGTACTAAACGTTAACAGGAGGATTCAAACTCCTGATCTTACACTGCCCCCTTAACTACAAGGATGTCTACAGAAAGATGTTTCTGTAATCCTTTTTGTCTGTTGGGTCATAAACGTGTGTTGACATTTTCGACATCATTATCTCCATGTTTTATGGATCATATTTCAAGGAATTATGATGCTTGTTCAGTATATCTGCCGTATCTTGATCTGTTCAGAGATTTCCTTGCAGGCCCTTGACTTGATACGAGATCGTAATTTCAATATGCTGACAGACTCATGTTTGGAAGGTCAATTTTCGAATGAAGATGGGACTGAACTAGTACGCTTAGCTTCAAGGTGTTTACAATACGAGCAACGTGAACGTCCTAATGTGAAGTCAATAGTACTTGCATTGACTCCACTACAGAGGGAGACTGAAGTGAGCATCAACCGCTGTCTTTCTGtgtctaatatatttttataaatgtggCTGTCATGCTCTAAAACTGGACCACATGCAATATGATCACCACTTATGATGGTAATCATGGTgggatttttatatttaaatacatgattatctGTTAGGTGGCTTTCATGCTCTGTAAGGAAGTAATAAATACACAACATTTTGAGTTAGGCCTTCCCGTTCATTTCTCCTACTTATAGTCTTCTGATATGGGGAGTTCCTTGAACTAGCAACTGATGCGCACAAGTGTCCTTTTTGTTTATTCATTTGAGTATCAAGAATTagtttatactcttgcttttaaAGTCATTATGTATATTTACAGGATGTGTCGTGTAGGTCCCTTCTTACGTATTAATGGATATCCCTCGTGGTGGTGCATCCTCGATAGAGTCGCTTTCTCTTTCTCCACTGGGTGAAGCTTGTTCCAGAATGGATTTGACTGCAATACATGAAATATTGGAAACAGTCGGATACAAAGATGACGAGGGAACAACGAATGAGGTTTGTACATGAGAATTTTTTATTTCAAGTTGAAGCAGCAGACTAGCCTATTTGTGTAATAAATAAATATGGGTATTGCACATATGTTTTCTCTTCATTTTTCATCTATTTGCCCATACATGTAATAGCAGCTGTGGGGGTTTTCAATGCAGACAGAGAACTACAGAATCAGATCTTTAAATATGGCAGAAGAGATGTGTTTTTATCTACTTTGCTCGAGAAAAAAAATAACTGTTTTCAAGTATTGACTCAGTTACCTATAGTTTTCATTTGTTTTTCTCTAGTAGTTCTTATCCCCGACAAACCTAAAAGTGAAAGCTAGGCGATAGCTCTTTGATTACTGTCCTTCAATATGTCTGCCGACTTGTTTATTGTTTCCCTTCACTTTTGTGCTCTATTCTCTTGTCAATGTTTTCTGTAAAAATTTAATTGCACTTGATTCTGATATGCACAAGAGTGGATGCTACTTATTTTTCACATTCCTCTCCGTACCAAACACTGCTTTGTTATTCTTCTGGTGCATTATGAAGTTGCTTCATGCATAAGTAGATTGATAATAATGTTATCTGTTGGCCTAGTATTCGGACTTATAAAGACTTGGCTGTGTTTTGACAAGATACCATCTTGTGCTTGGTGGTTCTTGATGATTATCTTGGATAGTATATAGAGACGATCTTTTGTTACTGTTGACTGTCTAAGATTTTATAACCAATTTGATGCTTCACCTTTCTATGTTTCTAAATATATAAAGCACACCTCATTGATATGCATGCCTCCTCATTTTTATCCTTTCTTCTTTTAGCTATCATTTCAAATGTGGACCAACCAGATGCAAGAGACACTGAACTCAAAGAAGAAGGGTGACACTGCTTTCCGGCATAAAGATTTTAATACTGCAATAGAGTGCTACACCCAGGTGATTTTATCTTACTGATTGGTTTCTTTGTGATAATAATTCTCATTTTTTTAGGATATCTTTCCGCTAAATGATcaattgttcttgctgtgatcttTTTGATGCCAGTTGCTCATCGGTAGTTCCATTACAATCTTTGAACTAGACTTGTAGCTAATGCGCCCGTCATTTTTGCCATTTGAAAACCTTTACTGCTGATCAAATCATTATTAAGGAGAATCCATGGTCTAATTTCTTCCATTATATATCTAGAAGAATGCAAGTCTAGAATCTGCCATTCAGAACCATACATGTGAGTTTTCGAATGAACTTCCGTTCCACAAAGTCCAATTTTCTTATATCGTAATTAGAAAGAACAAGAACAAGTTGGGCATGGATTCAATGTACATGACATTCATTGGTTTAGGACACAAGTAGAATTATAAAACATTGTCAAAAGCTTCTTGCAGTAACCGATATGTAGAAGTAAAATCTATTTTCTTCCGTGTCTCTTTGTCATGTTATCATCTCCTTTTTATCATACATGTAGCACTTCCACAGAGCTTCCAAATGTCAGGAACAAAAATTGCCTCGTCATTTGAAAAATCACTACTGCACTGGTCTTTTGGTTGTTGTTTTGGAATCAATTAGGGTCCTCTCATACGCTATGGAGATGATTTTTCCGTTAAACACTGATGTGTGCTGCATTTAGGTGCCTATTAAATTCATTCAAAATCCATATATTTGGTACTGAGAGCTTGATAGAGGATGTGCAAGCCTGACATCTCGATGATTTTGTGTGACATGCAGTTCATAGATGTTGGGACCATGGTTTCGCCTACGATTTTTGCACGCCGTTGCCTGTCATACCTGATGAATGACTTGCCACAGCAAGCTCTTAATGATGCAGTGCAGGCGCTAGTCATATCTCCTACATGGCCAACAGCACTTTATCTTCAGGCTGCTGGCCTTATGGCTCTTGGGatggaaaatgaagctcgagaagcACTTAAGGATGGTTCTTTGCTAGAGGCGAAAAAGAACGAGGGGCATTAGATGGGGACTAAGTTAGAATGACCAGAGACTTTAAATGTTCAAAATTTCAGATTTATTTGCCccataaaaagggaaaaaaagagtTTATGATCATTTTTAAGGACAGCTTAAGATTTTGGATGTCAAAGACTGCTTCTGATAGAAATAGGCTTGATTCTTTGATGGGCTTGCCGTTCTGGAGTTACTGAGTGCATCGTTTTCCAGTTGGCAGGGGGCTGGATTATTACCTTCTGCTGTAGTTGTACTTCACATCCTGCAATGTGTAGTGTGCATGTATATATGGGGAATCAACCATAGCAACCCATGAAAAGTTTCTGGCAAGATAAAATGGTAAAAGTTGTGACCCTTCTTGCAAAGCATGCCATGTAAATTGCACGAACCGCTGGTGAACATGTTGTGTTGTAAAGCAGTTGAATGATTTGTTTCGTGTGTGGCTTTATTTGTGTTTTATTGTCTTTTATCAATTGCCAATGGATTTCATTGAGATTGTTGGATTCTTTCACAAGGCATGTCTGTAGATGTAATCTGGGGGATGAAGAGTTCTGTAGTGGTTGCATGTCCAAAGATTTTAAATCCATTTGAGTGCTTTCCTTCTATTGTTTGGGTATGTATGGTAGTCATGCATGGGCTCTCTCAGAAAACAAATTGGCTTTTATCTTCTTATGCTGTGGTCGGTTTTGGGGGTTGGGGGGGGCCACAATCACCAGCTTTAATGTCATTTTGTTTTGTGAAACCAGACATGTTTGGTGATCTTTGAACTTCAAAATCAttggtgttgttgttgttgtttaggTTTTCTAAAAATAGACGTAGTAATTGCATATACTTTTCTAGTTGCGATACCATGGATATTAAATCCATCACAATTTTCAATTTTTATGGAGAATAATCAATTTTTTTGTGACAAATACAGGTTCATGTAATTGATATCAGGGGAAGAGATAGCATCATTTTGCTGGTAATATGCGTCCCCTGGTAAAACGTTCATATAGGAATTGTATCCTCCAAAAACACCCCATCTTTCTCTTGTTTGAATTTATCATCTTGTggcttaaaattaattaattttaggtATCTTGTGGTATCCCTGGTAAAACGTTCATATAGGAATTTATCATCTCGTggcttaaaattaattaatttatcatCTGTAGTTGTAAAATTCTCTACCCATCCTGCTATCTGCAATTCGTCCTCGTGAAACCTTGTCAATGTAAACGGCATTAATGGTGAAtatctttttaattatatatattatctttatagttagttatctttagtgacttgatttttatattttaaaaaattatatcaacaTCTCTACGGTTACAAAATTGAAACATTTAGGTTCACTTATTCAAACAATATCATTTTTACTGATAGAAACatgaaaataaaggataaaaaaataattttaacgtttgaTAGCGGATGATGTCGATGGTGACGGACGATGGCATCGCTAGCGTCGATGCTAATGCAATTGCTTGGCTACCTCTGACGACGATAAGGTCCACTCTCACTGCAAAGCCACCCGCCTTCACAAGGAGCGTGTCGTCGACCTCATCGTCGTCCGCCTCACATCACTTTGCATTTGCGCTGATGCTAATGTAGTTGTCGCTTGGAAATTACGTTGACGTTGATGTAGATGGTCGACCTCATCTCCTCGCTCCTTTGCCATCTCATTCTCTTAGGAGTAGCGCCTCATAATCGCTAAATCCCTCTCGCACCCCACGTAGCTGAGGACACCTCTGCCCACCCCCTCCTTTGATTCGGTCCCACTCGGAACTCTTCATCACGTGCAAGAAGTGCTTCGTTGCCTCCCCTGACACGTTTGTGGCCACACTCGACCTTTGCTCGAATGATCTCTTACATGATAGTGACAACATGGACGAGCTCTGGTCAGTGCCCGATGTTGTGCTGCAGATGGAGACATCCATCATTGACCAGTTTCGGCTCTTTGACTTGTACGACTCTTGGAAGGCAACACTCCGTCGTGGACACCACAGTTTGCTTCCCTTAGACGGAGTTGTTGGATTTCCTTGGCCATTGACATGGCCTAGACAACATCTAACGCATCTACGTCGACACTGATTTAGTTGTCGAGCAACGTCGCTAATGTAAATGTAAATGCCGAGCAGCCCTTTCATCACTCGACAATTGCGTTGACGTTGACATAGATGTAGAGTAGAGAAAGGGCTGCTCAACGATATGTGGTGCCAGAACCGATGCGATAGTAGAGGGAGCGACAAAAGCTTCGGTGACACCAGCTTCTGATCGAGGCTAGGATCCACCCAATGGTTCAACGATGAGGCGACTACCATCTTCGCCATAGACGCCGATACAAATACAAAGTGACACAAGGCAATCAACGATGAGATCGATAACACCTCGTGGAGGCAGGTGGTGTCGCGATGAGAACAAACCTTATCATCGTCGAAGCCAACTAAGCAATTGCATCGGCATCAACACCATAGTTCgccaaatgttaaaattatctttttaccttttatttttatgtttctgttaataaaaaaaatctaaatatttcatTTTCGTCACTAAAGATGCCAATGTGATTTTTTAAAGTGTAGGGACATGAACGCCAAAAGTAACTAACCAGTAATTAGCCTTGCTCGTATTTATGCATGTTTTCAATGAGAACAAAAATGTCGCGCATATTGTTTATAGtaaattaaaattagaaaaaacatATAACCATCTTCTTAAACTTATAAAAAGATAACAATGCACCCAGAGATGTTATCAAACTAACATACATAGACATTGACAAAATTTCTAATTAAATCCAATGATGGAAAACAATTTTGGAAAATTAATTACATAAAGCTAAAGTCAATGTTAAAATTTGTTTTTatggtttataaaaaaaaattatatataagtcAACATGTGGCGTGGACCTTCCTCAAGGCCGAACCTGCGCCGCAACGGAGACCACAAAAGCAACAGCCTGCATAATATAATTTGCTTAAGATTAGCCCTCATAAACAGCAATGTCTGACGAGTTCGTTTCGAACAACCCAGCAGCCAATTTTACGTAATTCCCATTCAGCAGTACCCGGTGGCTTTGATGTAATATCCTGACAGACCCGATTTACACCACGCACGCTGTCGCAGATCTTGCGAACCACATCAATAAGGAACTTGTGGTCAaaatagtaccagaagagatttatGTGAAGGGAAAATATCAGAAAACACAGTAGAGAATTCATGACAAGTGATTGGATATACAATGAGACTTGAATACAACTTTGATATATTTGCTGAAACATGCTAGCAAGAAAATAAAAGAGGGTAAGGTTAAGATATCCTTCCCGGACTTTCTCAGCATCTTCAAAATGTATATTTTTAGTGATCGAGAATCTTGTCGTTTTGACCACGAAAGTACATCAATCTCTTACGAGATGAATCAGAAATAGTGCTACAAACACTCCCAACAATGCTTCGGCACTATGCATGTAAAATCACAACAcatcttgtgtgtgtgtgtgtgaaaataTACAACTAAACTGCTGCCACATATAATTTTCTGCAGGTTTTATGATTGAGGAAGATCAAGGCCTTTTAATTGGAAACACAGTTAGCAACAGCACACGCTTTGGACTAGGTCATTGTCAGGCCAAGAACCCTTCAGTGTTCATAGTGATCTTCCAATCTTGATACATCAATATTTGTTGATGCTACTAAAGTCTCAAGCATGTCAGTGTAATCAATGCATTTTATATGTTTTCAGGTTTGCAGATGAATGTTTACTTAATATCCTATTATGATACACATGTTTTCAAGAGGGCGACTCTGATTATTCCTTTGCAATGTAGATGCTCAGGTTTCAAGCATGCCAGTGTAATCAATGTGTTTTATATGTTTTCAGGAGGGTGAGCCTCCTTGATCATTCCATTGCAATGTAGATGATCAGATCTCAAGCCACGAAAAACTCTCTAGTTGCAAGGCTGCCTATCTGTACGATCCTTGGATCCTAATGTTAGCAGCATCTAGTGCACTATATGGTcctttaaaaaataaagaattccTGACTTCATAACTATGTACAGTGCACGTTAACCACTAGAATGCCTCCTTAGAGACATCACGCATTGAAGTCATCCTTTTTTATGTCATAGGTTAGTTACAAAGACCATATCCAAGGAGAAATTCAATGAGTGATATTGCATGGCTAAATAACCAGCCATCTCTACCGGATGCCATTAAGTGCATGATAAGGAGAACTGGAAAACCTATCACAAACAAGTATCGGGTTGCTAATGTAAATATCAACAGAAGAAATTGTTAAAATAGCTACTGTTCACCGATTGAAAGCAACATGTACAATTGCATAAGCTGCTCTACGAAAAGAAATGCATCAAATTGATTGAAGATATAGCTGAGTTAATGCCATAAAGAAAACTAATACTGaatgaaaattgaaaaaatattGCTAGGTTCAGATAGGATGGTGAACCATGCATTTTTTGCATATAAAAGTTGAAGCCAGCAAAGAACTAATCATGTTCAGTTCCTAAAATTAAACACCAACTCAGGAATATCAAGATCTATCTCCATTGGTGCATTTGCAGATGGTTTCTGTACTGTGTTGGTCATATCCTGTACCTCAACATACACCTATGCCCCAGTGACATTCATAAGGAATAACTTGTGGCTTGTGAATAGCATCTCAATTAACTAAATGTATTCTAAATTTAAATCCCAATACTTCCTTTTCACAATCTATTCTTCACCATATCCTCTATTTTAGCATATAATTTATGTCAACGTTAATTGACATGAATTATGAatcatcataaacaataaactattCTAGAAACACCATGACTTCatctagtaatacatcatcaccATCAATTAGCTTATTAGCTGTGAAATCATGCATATAGTTGCTAGAATCACTAAATCTCTTTTAGAACTCCTCTAGAACTATGATCCAGGTTGCACATCCTCACTCACGATATCATATTAGACTGAGGCAAGGTTTGCAGTTTCGTTTACCGATATTGTATGGGTCAGGGCTTGGACCAGTACTGAACTGGTCTACCGAGtacgaaattaagaaaaaaactaaaaaaataaaacatgaaCCACCTGATATAGAGCATGTACTGCCCTATACCAGGTGGTATCAGACGTGTATGTGGGATCATTCAATACAAGCCCAGTTCAAGTGTACCACCCGATTTACCTTAGTGTGTGTACCGATAACCTAGTGGACAAATAAATATGACCAACATACCGGGTTTGAGGTACATCATCGGGTTGTTAAAATTGTGCATCAGATTTCACCTTCAGTTATTCAGTTTTATATACATTATCaactaaagtaaattgcatatctTGTATCTACATCCAGATCATGAATTAGAATAATTCTAACCTGCCTTTGAGATATCTATAATGTGAAAATTGACCATGTACCTCCTGAATACAACACATGCAAAAAATCTCATGTTCATCACCAACCTATCCACATATTCATTTTCACGTGATTGCTAAATTTTTAACCCTTTAGGTTAAAGTTTTAAATGAAGTTCAAAAACTGTTGCATCAACAGTACTCAACAAAATTCACCCCAAGTCTCAGCCATATTACTTTCTATTACTCTTGAATACATCTGCAAGTGCTACCAGTCTCACTTTCTGTTTAATAAATCCAAAAACAAGGTTGTAAGAGGAAACTGACACTAACCAGTCTCCAGTCATTCCATCTTCACTAGTAATTGCTCTAAGAACAACCACATGAGAATGTGTTCTTTGGTCTCCCTGAACACCACTGATTGTACTGGTAGAAAAACAGCAAAAGCTTGCCAAATGGAATCATAGAGGCCAGCATCTTTGATTGACTGAATAAAAATCTCATCCACCTACAGAAAAGGTTTGAAGTGAAAACCATGTTGACAACAAATTGATGTTAGGGAATGAACTAAAAAAAGATAACAAGCAACCTGGTGGAGAATCTCGAAGGCATTTCCTTCTGTGACATCCCCCAGTACACGAATAGCAAGGTCAGGTCCAGGGAATGGGTCTCTTTAGAAATGATTCAGGGACATTCAAAATACTCCCCAGTTTTTGTACCTTTAAATTGAGTGGCAGATTGGAATCagcattggagcataattgaggcTGGATGACAAAAGGTAAGAACATTTTTATGTGTTTAATGACAAGTGCATCATGGACTTGGAACCTATACCTCATCTTTAAACAGGAATTTTAGTGGTTCAATAAGCTTTAGCTTCATATCCTTTGGAAGCCCCCCAACATTATGATGGCTCTTAATTGTGTGAGAGTGAGTCATTCCACTTCCAGGTGGTGGGCAGGACTCTATTACATCTGGATAGAGAGTTCCCTGGACCAAGAACACTGGTCTTCTTCCCAATTTTTGCTCTAACTCTTGAGCAAAATCATCAAAAATGCATATAAACTCtcaaccaattattttcttcttcatctCAGGGTCTTTAATGCCTTTGAGCTTACCAAGAAATTGCTCAGAAGCATCAATATAAGTGACTGGTAAATGTAGATTACTCTGAAAAGTTGACATGATTCGCTCTCTTTCCTTATACCTAGAGCAAGGAAAGTTCACTCTTGCTGTTTAGTTGGAGGAGATTAAAAAAATAGTATTTATTTTCTACTGTGCAGCGACACTAAGAAAACATGTAGCCTTAATAGGCCATTGTCAACAAAAACACAATGAAGCCTGTTTCCAATTACCTTGTGAACAAAAGTGGCAGCGTCAGTGGAATCCACTCCTCCAGATAGTGCACAAATCACATGCTCATCAGGTCCTACCACGCctttgatgatcttaatttcttcCTCAAGTACACCTTGCATCTTCCAATCTGCAGTGATCCCACAAACGTCCAAAAGAAAATGCCACAGTGTCTCCATTCCTTGTGTCGAATGAGTCACCTACAAGCAGATTGAAAGAAACAAAGCAATGTAAGAGTGCTATTAGTATCCAACACCAAAGATCATGGACTGCATTGCTATCAGTCTGCTGGGCTGATGAAGTTCTATGTATAATTCCTCACTAATTGTGGAATGTACACCAAACAACTAGAAAAGTCATGAGGAAGGCCAGACATTATAGGAATGAATTCTCTAAACAAATTAGCATATACCAATTACCAACAGCAACATAATGCACCTTCAAGATGGATTTTTGTAGATCATCACCATTGGTGAGTTTAACTCAGTAAAAACTGATATGCAATCAGGCAGAGTTTTTGAAATTGGATCATCTGATAACTGTTGAGAGAaatgaaataaaaacaaaaaaattgctTTTACCAAGGACATAAATAATAAACACGATAGTCTTGTCAGCTCGATCCAAGTAGATATAGGGAGAAGCTTCTTTTACAAATTCTTCACTCAAAATTATGTTAGAAGATAGTTTTCACTCAAAGTTACATTAGAAGATTAGTAGAAAAGTTACGTTAATCAGTTAAGAGAGGAGCAATTAAAAACTGAATCTACGTCAAAATCTTAGCTCTACAGAACAGGATAAGACGAATGTCTGCTTACATTGCcttgcctttttttcttttttggttctGTCCTATCGCTCAATTGAAGTTAAATTGATGAGACAAAATACACCATATTTTGTGTAAAAGGTTAAAATCAAAATGATTCTGAACATGGAAACCTTACCAACAAGAACAAATTACATGACTGAATTAATGGAGCAAAACACAAGTCACAATCTATCAAAAACTCATGGTAGCAAGACTTATATGTTATGACACAATAAGAAGCAATTAGAAAAATCATACAGAAGTCTATGATTCTTTTGATGCCTCTGGTCAGGGAGAGGCGACAATACCTTACGAAATAGGATGCAAGTAAAATGAAGGGTCAAATTCAATTATATACCGTATCATACTTAAAGCAGATAGAAGCCGCAATGAAAACAAATTATGCCTAATTAAACACAGTGTTACTTATGTACGAACCCAAAGATAATCAATTCATAGTTTTCCTTGTTCTCTGACATGACCTAAGTTCCAAAACAGGAGTATATGTTAATGTTCATAGCAATATTTCACAGCAGAAGCCACTTTTTTTGGTCATAAGTATTTTCCAGTGCAGACCCATAGCCTGCTAGAATCATAATGCAAGTCCTCCTCATTAAACCGAAGCAGATCCAAATTACTTGACCTATGAAAGGAATTTCTATGACAATCTATACAAAATAGCTACAGAGAGTAATAAACCAGAGAACGACTTCGAAAGATTACCTCTGGATGATACTGAAGACCATAAATCCTTCTAGAGTGATTCTCGATCGCCGCCACTGATCCCTGCAGGCTCCTCGCGACCACTGAGAAACCCTTCGGCAACTTCACTGCCTCATCGCCGTGGCTCATCCACACGGTCTGATGCCCACCGATGGCCTCCGACCCATAAAGTCCCCACTCGCCCTCGGCCACCGCTATCTCCATCTTACCATACTCCTGCCTCTACCCGACGGCGACCTTTCCCCCGAGCTTCTGGACGATCAACTGCATCCCGTAGCAGATGCCGAGCACGAACACGCCGTTCTCCTCAGCGTACTCGATGAATCCGTCGGGGAACGAGGGAGCTCCGGCGACGTGGACGGAGTGGGGGCCGCCGGAGAGGACGACGGCGCGAGGCCTCAGCTTGGCGATGGAGCCGGATTCGGCGGGTGATGAGGTGCGTGTACTGGGAGCCGTAGTCGAGGATGAGGACAAGGTTTCCCGCCCCGCAGGGGGTTCCACCGCAGGAGGCCTTCGATTTGACGATGCTTTCCATCTCTCCGGCGCGAAGGATTAGGGGTTGCGGTGGAGGAGGGAGCTGACCGCCACGAAAGTAGCAACAGCTGGTTAGGGATTTTATAATCATTCTATTGGCGGGAACCACCGTGGATAGGGGCTGTAGATCCTTTTTGATCAAACAGATCACGACCGTTGATATGAAGGATCAAGAGAGGAGATAGGTCCGCAGATCACGAACGTAACGGCCCCCACCGGTCTTTGGACTCGGCGATCATACAGACTTACCGCACAAGTCTCTCCTTTCCCGCATAGTAATTAACTTATcttgtattattatttttaggtaATTTATTGGGAAAAATTTTCACTATTGGGGTCTTTTTCTTTCTAGAGGATGCCTCTCATAATTGTTTTTACTTATCCCTATATTTCTAAAAGCCTTCAGTCTTTCCATTAAATGACATCGAGACTAATGcggaatttataatttatttatttatttatttgttaaagTGATCTAGTTTGATTTTGATCCGGTCTAGACATATATCCCCAAATTACCTCTAATG encodes:
- the LOC103985152 gene encoding probable serine/threonine-protein kinase BSK3; this translates as MGSRVSKLWPCCWRSQFKGTVLEAPDAESEEKGEAYDLPSFQEFSFEQLRLATSGFAVENIVSEHGEKAPNVVYKGKLDAQRRIAVKRFNRSAWPDPRQFLEEARAVGQLRNHRLANLLGCCYEGEERLLVAEYMPNETLAKHLFHWESQPMKWPMRLRVVLYLAEALEYCTSKGRALYHDLNAYRVLFDEDCNPRLSCFGLMKNSRDGKSYSTNLAFTPPEYLRTGRVTPESVIYSFGTLLLDVLSGKHIPPSHALDLIRDRNFNMLTDSCLEGQFSNEDGTELVRLASRCLQYEQRERPNVKSIVLALTPLQRETEVPSYVLMDIPRGGASSIESLSLSPLGEACSRMDLTAIHEILETVGYKDDEGTTNELSFQMWTNQMQETLNSKKKGDTAFRHKDFNTAIECYTQFIDVGTMVSPTIFARRCLSYLMNDLPQQALNDAVQALVISPTWPTALYLQAAGLMALGMENEAREALKDGSLLEAKKNEGH